The Dyella caseinilytica genome has a window encoding:
- a CDS encoding S9 family peptidase — protein sequence MRRLLLAGLIALTVLPVAAEPATSAQPLDLETIMANPDWMGHAVENPYWSIDGRSLYYSLKRDGSPVHDLYRVDPATGQSTKLDPAAMANAEGPAVYDRAHQHAAFILHGDVFLVDLGSGRRVQVTRSSQPESSPQFSADGRSLQFRESNNWYVYDIASGVTSPAAVLKFTDDPQAKTPDALQQQQLDLFKELRQNKDDKDAEHAEQQALAAADPTRAPLPFYLGDKAQLLDTELSPDGRWMLVVTQPAHHDDGKAPYVIHYVAESGYTETEDARTYVGRNDPAPQSVLLLDLSAHKQYPLSTDNLPGIKDDPLKAIRDKTVAALEKAGKDDEAKALKAPDVRPITMYSMDSGTAGITWSEDGRNAALEFLSIDSKDRWIATVDFNKHALVPQHRLHNDAWINWIFNDFGWLKDGRTLWYLSEETGYSQLYTKSVDGSAKALTSGKFEVSEPQLSNDGKWFYLRTNQVAPYSYDVYRVPSSGGALSRVTQYGGMDQFALSPDDNQLAVLHSSAYVLPQLAVQGAQGGTPRELTNTMKPGFTAHAWIQPKIIEVPSSHGAGVIYAKYYGPADETDALSSRPAVIFVHGAGYLQDVSESATYYQHEQLFNNLLVQQGYVVLDMDYRASEGYGSAWRTAIYRQMGHPELEDLLDGKAWLVKNHGVDPKRVGIYGGSYGGFMTEIALLRAPGEFAAGAAQRPPADWITYNDQYTSNILNDPQIDPEAYKISSPITYAENLRDPLLINHGLIDDNVMASDSLRLYERFVELHKKNFWISLYPLERHEFEHADSWYDEYRRIDELFETWVKPGTTH from the coding sequence ATGCGCCGACTGCTGCTTGCCGGCCTCATAGCCCTTACCGTCCTGCCTGTGGCGGCCGAACCTGCGACGAGCGCGCAACCGCTTGATCTGGAAACCATCATGGCCAATCCGGATTGGATGGGTCATGCGGTGGAGAACCCGTACTGGAGCATCGACGGGCGCAGTCTGTACTACAGCCTCAAGCGTGACGGCAGCCCGGTGCATGATCTGTACCGAGTCGATCCTGCGACCGGTCAAAGTACCAAGCTCGATCCCGCTGCGATGGCCAACGCAGAAGGCCCGGCGGTGTACGACCGCGCGCATCAGCACGCCGCCTTCATCCTGCATGGCGATGTTTTCCTGGTGGATCTGGGCAGCGGCCGCCGCGTGCAGGTGACGCGTAGTTCGCAGCCGGAATCCTCGCCGCAGTTTTCTGCAGACGGACGTTCGCTGCAGTTTCGCGAGAGCAACAACTGGTATGTCTATGACATCGCCAGTGGTGTGACGTCGCCAGCGGCGGTGCTGAAATTCACCGATGATCCGCAGGCAAAAACGCCCGATGCGCTGCAACAGCAGCAACTGGATCTGTTCAAGGAACTGCGCCAGAACAAGGATGACAAGGACGCCGAGCACGCCGAGCAGCAAGCATTGGCTGCCGCCGATCCCACGCGCGCGCCGTTGCCGTTCTACCTCGGCGACAAGGCGCAGTTGCTGGACACCGAGTTGTCGCCAGATGGCCGCTGGATGCTGGTAGTCACCCAGCCTGCGCATCATGACGATGGCAAGGCGCCGTACGTGATTCACTACGTTGCCGAATCAGGCTATACCGAAACCGAAGATGCACGTACCTACGTCGGCCGCAATGATCCTGCGCCGCAATCGGTGCTGCTGCTCGACTTGTCCGCGCACAAGCAATACCCGCTGTCCACCGACAACCTGCCTGGCATCAAGGACGATCCGCTCAAGGCCATTCGTGACAAGACCGTCGCTGCGCTGGAAAAAGCCGGCAAGGACGATGAAGCCAAAGCGCTCAAAGCACCGGATGTGCGCCCCATCACCATGTACAGCATGGATAGCGGCACCGCCGGCATCACGTGGAGCGAAGACGGTCGCAACGCCGCGCTGGAATTCCTCTCCATCGACAGCAAGGACCGCTGGATCGCTACCGTCGATTTCAACAAGCACGCGTTGGTACCGCAGCATCGCTTGCACAACGATGCGTGGATCAACTGGATCTTCAACGATTTCGGTTGGCTCAAGGATGGCCGCACGCTGTGGTATCTCAGCGAGGAAACCGGCTATTCGCAGCTCTATACCAAATCCGTCGACGGCTCGGCCAAGGCGCTGACCAGCGGCAAGTTTGAAGTCAGTGAGCCGCAGCTTTCCAATGACGGCAAGTGGTTCTACCTGCGCACCAATCAGGTCGCGCCGTACAGCTATGACGTGTACCGCGTGCCATCGAGCGGTGGTGCGTTGAGCCGCGTCACGCAGTACGGTGGCATGGATCAGTTCGCGCTGTCGCCGGATGACAACCAGCTTGCCGTGTTGCATTCGTCGGCCTACGTGTTGCCGCAGCTGGCGGTGCAAGGCGCGCAAGGTGGCACGCCGCGTGAACTGACCAACACCATGAAGCCGGGCTTCACCGCGCATGCGTGGATCCAGCCCAAGATCATCGAAGTGCCGTCCTCGCATGGCGCAGGCGTGATCTATGCTAAGTATTACGGTCCGGCCGATGAAACCGATGCGCTTTCCTCGCGCCCTGCCGTGATCTTCGTGCACGGCGCCGGCTATCTGCAGGATGTGAGCGAATCGGCCACCTACTACCAGCACGAACAATTGTTCAACAACCTGCTGGTGCAGCAAGGCTATGTGGTGCTCGATATGGACTATCGTGCATCCGAGGGCTATGGCAGTGCATGGCGTACGGCCATCTATCGCCAGATGGGTCATCCGGAGCTGGAAGACCTGCTCGACGGCAAGGCCTGGCTGGTGAAGAACCACGGCGTGGATCCGAAGCGTGTAGGCATCTACGGTGGCAGCTACGGCGGCTTCATGACGGAAATCGCACTGCTGCGCGCACCCGGCGAATTCGCCGCTGGCGCAGCACAGCGCCCACCGGCCGACTGGATCACCTACAACGACCAGTACACCTCCAACATTCTCAACGATCCACAGATCGATCCGGAGGCGTACAAGATCAGCTCGCCGATCACCTATGCGGAAAACCTGCGCGATCCGCTGCTGATCAATCACGGCCTGATCGATGACAACGTCATGGCCAGCGATTCACTGCGCCTGTACGAACGCTTCGTGGAACTGCACAAGAAGAACTTCTGGATCTCGCTCTACCCGCTGGAGCGCCATGAGTTCGAACACGCCGATTCCTGGTACGACGAGTACCGCCGCATCGACGAACTGTTCGAAACCTGGGTAAAGCCTGGAACGACCCACTAA
- a CDS encoding siderophore-interacting protein, which translates to MTRHEHQMVRHTLVRRTVEVLSAKRITPHMQRIVFGGEELRGFLSASPDDHVKLVFPNPSGDLVFPTLGPNGPECPPGVIPSPMRDYTPREFDPVRHELIVDFVIHGDGPASTWAERAKPGQRIGIGGPRGSFMIANDFDRYVLVGDETALPAIGRRLDEMHAGARVHVLAEIPEVTDRQPLGSQAQFHVTWLERDGVDGASSDLLERALRELPEWPGDTFYWIAAESRRVRTMRKYLAEERGVPKEWVRASGYWQADGSEDGED; encoded by the coding sequence ATGACCCGGCACGAACATCAAATGGTTCGACACACGCTGGTGCGCAGAACCGTTGAAGTCCTCAGCGCCAAACGCATTACTCCGCATATGCAGCGCATTGTTTTCGGTGGCGAGGAGCTGCGCGGTTTTCTCAGCGCTTCGCCTGATGACCATGTGAAACTGGTTTTTCCGAACCCGAGCGGCGATCTGGTATTTCCAACGCTTGGACCGAACGGACCTGAATGTCCGCCCGGCGTCATCCCCTCGCCGATGCGCGATTACACGCCGCGCGAATTTGATCCCGTTCGCCACGAGCTGATTGTGGATTTTGTGATTCACGGCGATGGTCCAGCATCGACTTGGGCCGAGCGAGCCAAACCCGGGCAGCGCATTGGCATTGGCGGCCCTCGCGGTTCATTCATGATCGCCAACGATTTCGATCGTTATGTACTCGTCGGCGATGAAACCGCCCTGCCCGCCATCGGTCGCCGGCTCGATGAAATGCATGCCGGTGCACGAGTGCATGTGCTGGCAGAGATTCCGGAAGTGACGGATCGCCAGCCGCTGGGTTCGCAGGCGCAGTTCCATGTGACTTGGCTGGAACGCGATGGCGTCGATGGCGCCAGCAGCGATTTGCTGGAACGAGCCTTGCGCGAGTTGCCGGAATGGCCAGGCGATACGTTCTACTGGATTGCTGCCGAATCGCGGCGCGTACGCACGATGCGCAAGTACCTGGCAGAAGAACGTGGTGTACCGAAGGAGTGGGTGCGTGCCTCGGGTTATTGGCAAGCCGACGGTTCGGAGGATGGGGAGGATTGA
- a CDS encoding transcriptional repressor gives MNPDTSDALTRWQQRCKAYGLALTASRNAILHALLDQASAQDAVPLLQAAQAHHAPTSIGTVYRFLREMEQRGLVDAYAQTHGHTRWQLRDETLSAAAQTAGEIRQMVAQVQHFLHTLEQMGLAEATAARASSGTLPPSSDRTLAVLHEIAGHLGYRLLPQRGTTA, from the coding sequence ATGAACCCTGATACAAGTGATGCATTAACTCGCTGGCAGCAGCGCTGCAAGGCTTATGGCCTGGCGCTGACTGCCTCGCGCAACGCCATTCTGCACGCATTGCTGGATCAGGCCAGCGCGCAGGATGCGGTACCGTTGCTGCAGGCTGCACAAGCGCATCATGCGCCCACCAGCATCGGCACCGTCTACCGTTTTTTGCGCGAGATGGAACAGCGCGGTCTGGTCGATGCCTACGCGCAGACGCATGGACACACGCGCTGGCAATTACGCGATGAAACGTTGTCCGCGGCGGCGCAAACAGCAGGCGAAATTCGCCAAATGGTGGCTCAGGTGCAGCATTTCCTGCATACGCTGGAGCAGATGGGCCTGGCCGAAGCGACGGCTGCGCGTGCATCGTCGGGAACGCTCCCGCCCAGCAGCGACCGTACCTTGGCCGTGCTGCATGAGATCGCCGGACATCTCGGCTACCGCTTGCTTCCCCAGCGCGGCACGACCGCGTAA
- a CDS encoding PadR family transcriptional regulator, producing the protein MHRHPLFHRFMHRHHRWHGMGWDEADRCNDEAYDYELHGRRGRHGHFGHHHDGDVFSEWNGLQGGGRRGGGRLLGHGDLKLLLLALIEQQPRHGYELIRIIEEMFHGQYSPSPGAVYPTLTMLEELGHASVETEQGGRKLYAITDEGRAFLDENRAAVDAMTERTKHSARLIAKLTLPLAVRKAMHVLKHAVLMRAGNWNKTEAQRVAAILERAAAEIVTGPADEP; encoded by the coding sequence ATGCACAGGCACCCCCTGTTTCACCGGTTCATGCACCGCCACCATCGCTGGCACGGCATGGGCTGGGACGAGGCCGATCGTTGCAACGATGAGGCCTACGATTACGAACTCCATGGCCGGCGCGGCCGCCATGGGCATTTCGGCCATCACCACGATGGCGACGTTTTTAGCGAATGGAACGGCCTGCAAGGCGGCGGACGCCGCGGCGGCGGGCGGTTGCTGGGTCATGGCGACCTGAAGCTGCTCTTACTGGCGCTGATCGAACAGCAACCACGGCACGGCTACGAGCTGATCCGCATCATCGAGGAAATGTTCCATGGGCAGTATTCACCCAGCCCGGGAGCGGTCTATCCGACCCTGACCATGCTTGAAGAACTGGGACATGCCTCGGTGGAAACGGAGCAAGGCGGCCGCAAGCTGTATGCCATCACGGACGAGGGCCGCGCCTTTCTCGATGAGAACCGTGCCGCGGTGGATGCGATGACCGAGCGCACGAAGCACAGCGCTCGCTTGATTGCCAAGCTGACATTGCCGCTGGCGGTGCGCAAGGCCATGCACGTGCTCAAGCATGCGGTACTGATGCGTGCAGGCAACTGGAACAAAACGGAAGCGCAGCGCGTCGCAGCGATTCTTGAGCGCGCCGCCGCCGAGATCGTGACGGGCCCTGCGGATGAACCCTGA
- a CDS encoding M61 family metallopeptidase, which translates to MSRVPTSVSTASNHRRFSRLALAVAMALAGGAAFGQQTRTDTVPPPQDTPYSGTVTLHVDASDTAQGIFRVHETIPVKAGALTLLYPQWIPGDHSPTGPINMLAGLKLSANGKPLMWKRDEYNVYAFHVDIPDGVSALDVSFQYMSGRTDSEGFEITDLMMDMEWSKVSLYPAGYFSRDITFAPSVTLARGWQLGTALETASQSGDTVTFKPVTYNNLVDSPIYAGQYFKRVDLNPGGDTPVHLDIVADAPKYLEITPEQLKVHRALVTQAVKLFGSHHYDHYDFLFSLSDQLGGNGTEHHQSSENGLGADYFTAWSDSAPGRDLLPHEYTHSWNGKFRRPADLWTPNFNVPMGDSLLWVYEGQTQYWGYVLTARSGMWTPEQFRDALAMETANYQINRAGFQWRTLEDTTNDPTAARRSSLPYRSWQMSEDYYSGGQMMWLEVDAKLRALTRDQKSLDDFARTFFGVDNGSYVTKTYTFDDVVAALNSVAPYDWAGFLHAHVDALNPPLVDGVEATGWKLVYTDQESEYEKQYNSRPQSSRHLYNFAWSIGLTMTDKGEVNDVRWDGPAFKAGVSTGATLVAVNGHDYSSDVLKNAIAAAKNSSAPIQLLFKYQGGYRTVPVDYHGGLKYPHLVRVEGTPDYLDEIAAPRK; encoded by the coding sequence ATGTCCCGTGTCCCTACTTCCGTTTCTACGGCCAGCAACCATCGTAGGTTCTCGCGGCTTGCCCTGGCCGTAGCGATGGCGCTTGCGGGGGGCGCTGCCTTTGGACAGCAAACGCGTACCGATACCGTACCGCCGCCGCAGGACACACCTTATTCCGGCACGGTGACGCTCCATGTCGACGCCAGTGACACCGCGCAGGGCATCTTCCGCGTCCATGAAACGATCCCGGTAAAGGCTGGTGCATTGACGCTGCTGTATCCGCAGTGGATTCCCGGTGACCACTCGCCGACCGGTCCGATCAATATGCTTGCTGGTCTCAAGCTCAGCGCCAATGGCAAGCCGCTGATGTGGAAGCGCGACGAGTACAACGTGTACGCGTTCCATGTCGACATACCGGACGGCGTTTCTGCCCTCGACGTCTCATTCCAGTACATGTCAGGTCGCACCGACAGCGAAGGCTTCGAGATCACCGACCTCATGATGGATATGGAGTGGAGCAAGGTGTCGCTGTATCCGGCCGGATATTTCTCGCGCGATATCACGTTCGCTCCCAGCGTGACGTTGGCGCGTGGTTGGCAACTCGGTACCGCGTTGGAGACGGCCTCGCAGTCGGGCGACACCGTCACCTTCAAACCGGTGACGTACAACAACCTGGTCGATTCACCGATCTACGCCGGTCAGTATTTCAAGCGCGTCGATCTCAATCCCGGCGGTGATACACCGGTGCATCTGGATATCGTCGCTGACGCGCCGAAGTATCTGGAGATCACACCTGAGCAGCTGAAAGTGCATCGTGCACTCGTCACGCAAGCCGTGAAGCTGTTCGGCTCGCATCACTACGATCATTACGACTTCCTGTTCTCGCTCTCCGATCAACTGGGTGGCAACGGCACCGAGCATCATCAGTCCAGCGAAAATGGGCTTGGCGCTGACTATTTCACCGCCTGGAGCGATTCCGCGCCGGGCCGCGATCTGCTGCCTCATGAATACACCCATTCGTGGAACGGCAAGTTCCGCCGTCCCGCTGATTTGTGGACACCCAACTTCAACGTCCCCATGGGCGATTCGCTGTTGTGGGTGTACGAAGGGCAGACTCAGTACTGGGGTTACGTGTTGACCGCGCGCTCCGGCATGTGGACGCCAGAGCAGTTCCGCGACGCCCTGGCGATGGAGACGGCCAACTACCAGATCAATCGCGCCGGCTTCCAGTGGCGCACGCTCGAAGACACCACCAATGACCCCACTGCAGCTCGCCGCTCAAGCCTGCCGTACCGTAGCTGGCAGATGAGTGAGGATTACTACAGCGGCGGTCAGATGATGTGGCTGGAGGTCGATGCCAAGCTGCGCGCGCTCACCCGTGATCAAAAGTCGCTGGATGATTTCGCACGCACCTTCTTTGGCGTCGACAACGGCAGCTATGTCACCAAGACCTATACGTTCGATGATGTCGTCGCAGCATTGAACAGCGTAGCGCCCTATGACTGGGCCGGCTTTCTGCATGCGCACGTCGACGCGCTCAACCCGCCGCTCGTTGATGGTGTCGAGGCAACAGGCTGGAAGCTGGTCTATACCGATCAGGAAAGCGAGTACGAGAAGCAATACAACAGCCGCCCGCAATCGTCCCGCCATCTGTATAACTTCGCCTGGTCGATCGGCCTGACGATGACCGACAAGGGCGAGGTCAACGATGTGCGCTGGGATGGTCCGGCATTCAAGGCTGGCGTCAGCACGGGTGCCACGCTGGTCGCGGTCAACGGCCATGATTATTCGAGCGATGTGCTGAAAAACGCCATTGCAGCCGCCAAGAACAGCTCGGCGCCAATCCAGTTGCTGTTCAAGTACCAGGGCGGTTACCGCACGGTGCCGGTCGACTACCACGGCGGCTTGAAATATCCCCATCTGGTGCGCGTCGAAGGCACGCCTGATTATCTGGATGAGATTGCTGCACCACGGAAGTAA
- a CDS encoding tetratricopeptide repeat-containing sulfotransferase family protein: MNTAATDPVSDSVARDIERIRQWQSDGQHAQALQAAQALLTEAKGHYEVLYLVARSQRYLGQIDAALQTLARMEQEHPRYSRLHEERGHCYVVLRDAPNAIDALLHAVNINPALPSSWNLLEGLYRMTGDAANAATAASHVATLKRLAPDVVRATSHFSDGEFDPAEQIIRAYLLKVGNDVEAMRLLARIGLARGVLDDADVLLEAVLKIAPDYRAARYDYACVLFERHLYQRASEEIEKLLAFDPNHLDYRTLYASASVGLGEHDRAVALYRQLLQDAPGAADVHLSLAHSLKTQGRQAEAIDAYHAATAARPNFGDAYWSLANLKTYRFPDEEIARMRAEEASPATPLVDRHHLCFALGKAFEDRGDYAESWRYYEQGNALKRSESRYRAEIIETNTHRQIDVCTREFFAERSNVGDPRPDPIFIVGLPRAGSTLLEQILASHSLVEGTQELADIPRIVLDLQGRDPNLDDPRYPGVLAEMQAEDFRKLGEKFLHDTRVYRSGKPFFIDKMPNNFRHLGLIRLMLPNAKIIDARREPMACCFSNLKQLFATGQEFTYSIEDIARYYRTYLDLMAHWDEVLPGRVLRVYHEDVVDDLEGNVRRMLDFCSLPFEPACLEFHKTERSVRTASSEQVRRPIFRDGIDQWTKFAPYLGKLKEELGDALVRYRTDGMQPS; the protein is encoded by the coding sequence ATGAACACCGCGGCAACCGATCCCGTTTCCGATTCCGTGGCGAGGGACATCGAACGCATACGCCAGTGGCAGAGTGACGGCCAGCACGCGCAAGCCCTGCAAGCGGCTCAGGCGTTGTTGACGGAGGCGAAGGGCCATTACGAGGTGCTCTATCTGGTTGCCCGCAGCCAGCGCTACCTGGGACAGATCGACGCCGCGTTGCAGACGCTCGCGCGCATGGAGCAGGAACATCCGCGTTACAGCCGTCTGCACGAGGAACGCGGCCACTGTTACGTGGTGTTGCGCGATGCACCGAATGCCATCGACGCGTTACTTCATGCCGTCAACATCAACCCGGCATTGCCCTCGAGCTGGAACCTGCTCGAAGGCCTGTATCGCATGACCGGCGATGCGGCCAACGCGGCGACAGCCGCTTCGCATGTCGCCACGCTTAAGCGTCTTGCGCCGGATGTCGTGCGCGCCACCAGTCATTTCTCGGATGGCGAATTCGATCCCGCCGAACAGATCATTCGCGCCTATCTGCTCAAAGTCGGCAACGATGTCGAAGCGATGCGCCTGCTTGCCCGCATCGGGCTAGCGCGTGGCGTGCTTGACGATGCCGATGTACTGCTCGAAGCCGTGTTGAAGATCGCCCCGGATTATCGTGCGGCGCGCTACGACTATGCCTGTGTACTGTTCGAGCGGCACTTGTATCAACGTGCCAGCGAAGAGATCGAAAAGCTGCTTGCGTTCGATCCCAATCATCTCGATTACCGCACGCTCTACGCCAGCGCGAGCGTTGGCCTTGGCGAGCACGATCGCGCCGTCGCGTTGTATCGACAGCTTTTGCAAGATGCACCTGGTGCGGCGGATGTGCATCTATCGTTGGCCCATTCGCTGAAGACGCAAGGTCGGCAAGCCGAAGCTATCGATGCTTATCATGCGGCGACGGCAGCACGCCCCAACTTTGGCGACGCCTATTGGAGCCTTGCCAACCTCAAGACGTATCGCTTCCCGGACGAAGAGATCGCCCGCATGCGCGCCGAGGAAGCGTCACCCGCCACGCCGCTCGTCGATCGCCACCATCTGTGCTTCGCGTTAGGTAAAGCCTTCGAAGATCGTGGCGATTACGCCGAATCGTGGCGCTACTATGAGCAAGGCAACGCGCTAAAGCGTTCTGAGAGCCGCTACCGCGCGGAGATCATCGAAACCAATACGCACAGGCAGATCGACGTCTGCACGCGCGAATTCTTTGCGGAACGCTCAAACGTGGGCGATCCGCGCCCGGATCCGATTTTTATCGTGGGCCTGCCACGCGCCGGTTCCACACTGCTGGAGCAGATTCTCGCCTCCCACTCGTTGGTTGAAGGTACGCAGGAACTGGCCGACATTCCGCGCATCGTGCTTGATCTGCAAGGGCGTGATCCAAATCTGGATGATCCTCGCTATCCGGGCGTACTGGCCGAGATGCAGGCTGAGGATTTTCGCAAACTCGGCGAAAAGTTCCTGCATGACACGCGTGTCTATCGCAGCGGCAAGCCTTTCTTTATCGACAAGATGCCGAACAATTTCCGGCACCTTGGCCTGATCCGCCTGATGCTGCCGAACGCGAAGATCATCGACGCACGACGCGAACCGATGGCCTGCTGCTTCAGCAATCTCAAGCAGCTCTTCGCCACCGGTCAGGAATTCACTTACAGCATCGAAGATATCGCGCGCTACTACCGCACTTATCTCGACCTGATGGCGCACTGGGATGAAGTGCTTCCCGGCCGCGTGCTGCGCGTCTATCACGAAGACGTCGTCGATGACCTGGAAGGCAACGTGCGGCGCATGCTCGACTTCTGCAGCCTGCCCTTTGAACCGGCTTGCCTGGAATTCCACAAGACCGAGCGCAGTGTCCGCACCGCCAGCTCAGAGCAGGTCCGGCGCCCCATCTTCCGCGATGGCATTGATCAATGGACCAAGTTTGCGCCCTATCTCGGCAAGCTCAAGGAGGAGCTTGGTGATGCGCTGGTGCGTTATCGAACGGATGGCATGCAGCCGAGCTAA